A single region of the Anguilla rostrata isolate EN2019 chromosome 11, ASM1855537v3, whole genome shotgun sequence genome encodes:
- the LOC135234319 gene encoding caveolin-2-like: MMREDSLEETQIKLDDVEIPLEDDVVSTQSDTRPLLNERDPRGVNECLKVSFEDVIAEPQSVRSTDKVWICSHTLFEVSRVWLYRIFTTLLAVPVSLISGILFAILTCLHIWLIMPCVQILLLNTRCPCTLWNSVLEVFISPLFRSIGKCCSAVGIHLTRK; encoded by the exons ATGATGAGGGAAGACTCTTTAGAGGAGACCCAGATCAAATTGGATGACGTGGAGATTCCCCTGGAGGACGATGTGGTCTCCACACAGAGCGACACCAGGCCACTGCTCAATGAGAGAGACCCTCGCGGAGTCAATGAGTGCCTCAAG GTCTCCTTTGAGGATGTGATTGCTGAGCCACAGTCAGTGCGGAGCACTGACAAGGTTTGGATCTGCAGCCATACCCTGTTTGAAGTCTCCAGGGTGTGGCTCTACAGGATCTTCACCACCTTGCTTGCTGTGCCTGTATCTCTGATCAGTGGCATACTCTTTGCCATCCTGACCTGCCTCCATATATG GCTCATCATGCCATGTGTGCAGATCCTCCTCCTGAACACGCGGTGCCCGTGCACCCTGTGGAACAGCGTGCTGGAGGTGTTCATCTCACCACTCTTCAGGAGCATAGGGAAGTGCTGCTCAGCCGTCGGCATCCACCTGACGCGGAAGTGA